In Paludibaculum fermentans, the genomic stretch GCTGCTCGCCGTCATTGATTCCTCTTACGATCTGTTCAATCGCCTGGGGCTGATCGCCCCGCGGTTCGTAGTCGATGCCGAGCCGGTATGCCACGATTCCCAGTATAGGGACCGCGCTCAGAGCTTTTTGCCAAGGTCCGATTGAGCGTTGAATTCACAGCCGATCATCGCCGACAGCGCCAGCAGGTACATCCACACACACAGCGCCATCACCGCGCCGATGCTGCCGTACAGCAGGTTGTAGTTGGCGATATTCCGCACATACCAGGCAAAAACCAACGTAATGCCCAGCCACAGCCCGGTCGCCACCAGCGAACCCGGCCAGATCTTGCGGCCCCGCCCGGCATCCGGACCGAACAGATACAGCATCGCCGTCACCACCACAATCGTGCCCAGCGCCAGCACATACCGCACCACCATGCTCACCAGCTTCACCCCGCCCTTCAGCGTCTCCCCCGCGTCCAGCAGGCCCAGCAGACGCATCGCGCCGCTCTCCGTCATGTCGCCGAACAGCATCAGCGCCGACGCGCCCACCACGGGTCCAATGGCTACCAGCACCAGCCACATGGCGATGCCGCGGTTGTGCAACATGCCCCGGCCGCTCTTGCGCTGATAGGCCGCCTGGAACCCTTCCATCAGGCTCATCATTACGCCCGACCCGGCCCATAGCGAGAGCAGGATGGCCAGAATCGGCAGCGCCAGCGGCCGGCTGCCGTGCGACAGGATCTGCCGGATCAGGTCGCCCACACCCGGCGGAACCACCTTGAACAGCGCGCCCAGGATCTTCATCGAAAGCGTGCCGGCGTTCACGTGCACCAGAATCGCCGTCGTCGTGGTCAGAATCGGAAAGAAGGCGAGCAGGGCCGAATAGGCTGCGCCTTTGGCGAAACCCAGGCTGCCGTGCTCGTAAGCGCAGAGGACAGCACGGCGGAATCTGCTCCAGTTCTGGTTCACTTCAACCGGCAATTATCCCAGAAAAGCCGGGCACAATTCGGAGACTCCGGCATTGGCCGCC encodes the following:
- a CDS encoding YihY/virulence factor BrkB family protein, translating into MNQNWSRFRRAVLCAYEHGSLGFAKGAAYSALLAFFPILTTTTAILVHVNAGTLSMKILGALFKVVPPGVGDLIRQILSHGSRPLALPILAILLSLWAGSGVMMSLMEGFQAAYQRKSGRGMLHNRGIAMWLVLVAIGPVVGASALMLFGDMTESGAMRLLGLLDAGETLKGGVKLVSMVVRYVLALGTIVVVTAMLYLFGPDAGRGRKIWPGSLVATGLWLGITLVFAWYVRNIANYNLLYGSIGAVMALCVWMYLLALSAMIGCEFNAQSDLGKKL